The Salvia miltiorrhiza cultivar Shanhuang (shh) chromosome 1, IMPLAD_Smil_shh, whole genome shotgun sequence genome has a window encoding:
- the LOC131020535 gene encoding proline-rich receptor-like protein kinase PERK14, giving the protein MPSHIETAMQRWFREYIPDEDDTLGELLAHYHRRWRRAIPYGIDGAEAITLLIPLLPPLWRDWATSLVPQYVDTTWLEGIRYGDLSGFIATLSHRYFAHGDPPSPPYGELEGPAQGRELVVVPPPLEEPFLMAPLPPADPISVSLESDDPEPMVFEPYSPGIERDPFAFVSLIPSPSADFPPWDLTPATTPLPLPPVESTQPIVSTESETQHVPSDPYPRVAPLPELGTLAFQTYMHPILYSPYRDAQEGGSRPARSDSDEEDPEEETPEMTVGYGWTQPLQRQTTADGVDTWIPIPETPVYTPIVDESDYDSPY; this is encoded by the coding sequence ATGCCGAGTCATATCGAGACagcgatgcagcgatggttcagggagtatatcccggacgaggatgacaccttgggtGAACTTCTGGCACACTATCACCGACGATGGAGGAGGGCTATTCCCTATGGGATCGATGGCGCGGAGGCCATTACGCTTTTGATTCCACTACTGCCACCTTTGTGGCGAGACTGGGCGACATCTTTAGTGCCCCAGTACGTAGATACTACCTGGTTGGAGGGCATCAGGTACGGAGACCTTAGTGGCTTCATCGCGACGCTGAGCCACCGTTATTTTGCTCATGGCGATCCGccttcaccgccgtatggagagcttgagggaccagcccagggaagggagctagttgttgtgccTCCACCTCTCGAGGAGCCGTTTCTGATGGCacctctacccccagctgatccgatttCAGTTTCTCTCGAGTCTGATGATCCAGAGCCGATGGTTTTCGAGCCGTACTCACCTGGGATTGAGCGTGATCCGTTTGCGTTTGTATCACTTATTCCTTCTCCCAGTGCTGATTTCCCGCCTTGGGATTTGACACCGGCGACGACACCGTTGCCATTGCCACCTGTTGAGTCGACACAGCCGATTGTTTCTACTGAGTCTGAGACGCAGCATGTTCCTTCCGAtccatatccgagggttgccccgctGCCTGAGCTTGGCACTTTGGCCTTCCAGACGTACATGCACCCGATTCTATATTCACCGTACCGAGACGCtcaggagggaggatctcggccGGCACGCTCcgatagtgatgaggaggaccccgaggaggagactccagagatgacggtcggctatGGTTGGACTCAGCCACTGCAGCGTCAGACTACTGCCGATGGAGTTGATACGTGGATACCTATTCCTGAGACACCTGTCTATACTCCGATAGTGGATGAGTCAGATTATGACAGCCCGTATTGA